Proteins found in one Fulvitalea axinellae genomic segment:
- a CDS encoding PorP/SprF family type IX secretion system membrane protein, translating into MKNPKEGKMRKSVFRIFWLTGFFGLAINFAHGQVPVPFSQYYQNPQILNPAFAGIEDYWSVNLGYRHTPVKGLAAKTYTAGFNGVFPLPATRGNDPLLNTIKGSDNDAVVNRQRDMVYRGLRTRHGIGGVLYNQEVDSYSNILGEASYAIHVPLSFTSMLSLGLGSFFFNSKLGIDDWVVRDTEDELYRRLKDEGGKINDIYIQGGVVWHAQKFYVGYSFSQMIQSTSYSFNDDDLSQTGKHLLTAGYKHRFSQDWMWLSSVFTHYSKEKDVTFAGATQLDYKEMFRVGALYSQDEFVTGMLGFSAKNRLRVDYSYSHPVGGNYSLGSNKGSHELSLSFFFYKKSGVERYFW; encoded by the coding sequence ATGAAAAATCCTAAGGAAGGAAAAATGAGAAAATCAGTGTTTCGAATATTTTGGCTGACCGGTTTCTTCGGTTTGGCGATTAATTTTGCTCACGGGCAGGTTCCCGTTCCTTTTAGCCAGTATTATCAAAATCCGCAGATTCTCAATCCGGCTTTTGCGGGCATTGAGGACTACTGGTCCGTAAACCTTGGCTATCGGCACACTCCGGTAAAAGGGCTGGCAGCAAAAACATATACGGCGGGCTTTAACGGCGTTTTTCCTTTGCCCGCCACCAGAGGGAACGATCCATTGCTGAACACAATCAAAGGCAGTGATAACGATGCGGTTGTAAATCGCCAAAGAGATATGGTTTATCGTGGTTTGCGTACTCGTCACGGAATAGGTGGCGTATTGTATAATCAGGAGGTGGACAGTTACAGTAATATTTTAGGCGAAGCCTCATACGCTATCCACGTTCCGTTAAGCTTTACCTCGATGTTGTCGCTTGGTTTGGGTTCGTTTTTCTTCAATAGTAAACTCGGTATAGATGATTGGGTGGTTCGCGATACTGAGGATGAGCTTTACAGGAGGTTAAAGGATGAAGGTGGCAAAATCAACGACATATATATTCAAGGTGGCGTTGTCTGGCATGCGCAGAAGTTTTATGTTGGTTACTCGTTTAGCCAAATGATCCAGTCCACTTCGTACAGTTTCAATGATGATGACCTTAGCCAAACAGGCAAACATTTGCTGACGGCCGGTTACAAGCACCGTTTTTCTCAAGATTGGATGTGGCTTTCGTCCGTATTTACTCATTATTCAAAAGAGAAAGACGTTACTTTCGCTGGCGCTACTCAATTGGATTATAAAGAGATGTTTAGAGTTGGCGCTCTTTACAGTCAAGATGAATTTGTAACGGGAATGCTTGGCTTTTCCGCAAAGAATAGGTTGCGTGTCGATTATTCGTATTCGCACCCTGTCGGAGGTAATTACTCGTTGGGAAGCAACAAAGGGAGTCACGAACTTTCCCTTTCCTTCTTCTTTTATAAGAAATCAGGTGTCGAACGATATTTTTGGTAA
- a CDS encoding OmpA family protein, whose protein sequence is MKVSTVMTKKITVLLGLMLSAFFVNGQDQEEKILVAEKMIDGVNSACEELRPILSEDGTTIYFVRNLCENRGGFGQSIWMSKKLSNGEWSRAVLPEVINTRANNAPVGINSETGALYLIDVYPKSKLGSGKGITEAKMSEEGKWEIGERVFSIKQDLKRKKISGYVDYFVSGDGNVMFLSMSPKKGEGSDLFITRRGEDGKWLPLTSLGEKVNTAGSEFSPFLSRDGNTLFFATDGREGLGGVDLYKTVRLSENWDEWSEPENLGEPYNSSGFDAYYFENPHGQLFSSNRGAKLADIYVIEKKVAPKEDELLADKKSENEEQEGLALEDDNKGSEKDKKEDIEIKKDGIRIFGGNKLANSDVPEPIMVYFGFNHAYLTPEDMSKLKKKLESIESPEKYTVAITGHADYLGTEEYNQRLSEKRAKTISKLAYALNYNIGSVVGKGEAEPAIKGTDEAARKMCRRVEIFFEKGKSPQ, encoded by the coding sequence ATGAAAGTAAGTACAGTAATGACCAAAAAGATAACCGTTTTGCTGGGGCTTATGCTCTCTGCGTTCTTTGTGAATGGGCAAGACCAGGAAGAAAAAATACTGGTGGCCGAGAAGATGATAGACGGTGTCAACTCCGCATGTGAGGAATTGCGTCCGATCCTGAGCGAAGATGGAACGACAATCTATTTTGTCCGAAACCTATGTGAGAACAGGGGTGGTTTTGGACAAAGTATTTGGATGTCCAAAAAATTGTCGAATGGCGAATGGAGTAGAGCAGTGTTGCCGGAGGTGATTAACACTAGGGCCAATAACGCTCCTGTTGGAATTAATTCGGAAACAGGTGCCCTCTACTTAATAGATGTTTACCCAAAAAGTAAACTAGGGTCAGGCAAAGGAATAACCGAAGCCAAGATGTCGGAAGAAGGGAAATGGGAAATCGGCGAGCGGGTTTTTTCTATAAAGCAGGACCTGAAAAGAAAGAAGATCTCAGGGTATGTCGATTATTTCGTAAGTGGTGACGGAAATGTGATGTTCTTGTCCATGAGCCCAAAGAAAGGCGAAGGGTCTGATTTGTTTATCACCCGGAGGGGAGAGGACGGAAAATGGTTGCCTTTGACATCTTTGGGGGAAAAAGTTAATACGGCGGGCAGTGAGTTCTCGCCATTCCTATCTAGAGACGGAAACACGCTCTTTTTCGCTACGGACGGGCGTGAAGGCCTTGGTGGCGTTGATTTGTATAAGACAGTCCGTCTAAGTGAAAACTGGGACGAGTGGTCAGAGCCCGAAAATCTTGGCGAACCGTATAATTCAAGCGGATTCGACGCCTATTATTTCGAAAATCCGCACGGACAGCTTTTTTCGAGTAATAGGGGGGCGAAACTTGCCGATATTTATGTGATTGAAAAGAAAGTGGCTCCGAAAGAGGATGAGTTGTTAGCCGATAAGAAATCGGAAAACGAAGAGCAAGAAGGCTTGGCTTTGGAAGACGACAATAAAGGTTCCGAGAAAGATAAAAAAGAAGACATCGAAATTAAGAAAGACGGAATCCGAATCTTTGGCGGTAACAAATTGGCTAACAGTGATGTGCCGGAACCAATTATGGTGTACTTCGGGTTCAATCACGCTTATCTGACACCTGAGGATATGAGTAAGTTGAAGAAAAAGCTTGAGAGTATAGAATCTCCGGAAAAATACACCGTGGCGATTACAGGCCATGCGGATTATTTAGGAACGGAGGAGTATAACCAAAGACTTTCGGAGAAAAGAGCGAAGACAATAAGCAAGCTGGCTTATGCGCTGAATTACAATATCGGGTCGGTAGTTGGGAAAGGCGAGGCCGAGCCCGCTATCAAAGGCACGGACGAGGCGGCAAGAAAGATGTGTCGTCGGGTTGAGATATTTTTTGAGAAAGGAAAGTCGCCTCAGTAA
- a CDS encoding peptide MFS transporter — MSDQTFKLPEAARGKTVFGHPVGLFVLFFTEMWERFSFYGMRAILILFLVDTVSDTGIGGGLGIDKSTAQIIYGTYGFIVYLMSIPGGILADKYLGQKKSVLLGGVLLVIGPALLTAQGLFGGTMKEILFFLGLFVVTLGVGALKPNISTMVGGLYHPKDGKRDMAFTIFYIGINVGAFLAGIVVASVAKKHGWHFGFGIAGVGMFLGLIVYLLGQKYLKGVGEFEAKAKSTTKTAVQDAPLTAVEKDRMKVLLISFLIVVVFWGAFEQAGGLLNLYADEKVDRMVDASSIIGKLLIFFNGDAVVPAGWFQSVNAFYIMIFGTIVAGFWAKWAKWGKENSSLFKMGIGTIIMGFGFMFMVWAAQQYASVGYSSMSWLFGAYFFHTIGELCLSPVALSFITRLSPAKYGSRMMGIYFAVTGLGNMVAGVMGSFSEKLGEEQLFLFITAFAVVAGLLVLLFLKKLKKLTHGAEDNNPPSATEQLEDELDIQQ; from the coding sequence ATGTCAGATCAAACTTTTAAGTTGCCTGAGGCGGCTCGGGGTAAAACCGTGTTTGGCCACCCAGTGGGGCTTTTTGTGCTGTTCTTTACCGAGATGTGGGAACGCTTCAGTTTTTACGGGATGCGTGCCATTCTGATTCTATTTTTGGTTGATACGGTTTCGGACACTGGAATAGGAGGCGGACTTGGTATCGATAAGTCTACAGCTCAAATCATCTACGGTACTTACGGATTTATCGTTTATCTGATGTCGATTCCAGGAGGTATCTTGGCCGATAAATATTTGGGGCAGAAAAAATCTGTTTTGCTTGGCGGTGTTTTGCTCGTGATTGGACCTGCGTTGTTGACTGCACAAGGACTCTTTGGCGGTACGATGAAAGAGATTCTGTTTTTCCTTGGGCTGTTTGTGGTAACGTTAGGTGTTGGAGCTCTTAAGCCTAATATCTCCACAATGGTTGGCGGTCTTTACCATCCGAAAGATGGTAAACGTGATATGGCCTTTACCATTTTTTATATCGGTATTAACGTAGGTGCGTTTTTGGCCGGTATTGTGGTTGCCTCTGTGGCCAAAAAGCACGGTTGGCATTTCGGTTTCGGCATTGCCGGAGTGGGCATGTTCCTAGGGTTGATCGTTTATCTCTTGGGGCAGAAATACCTTAAAGGTGTAGGGGAATTTGAAGCTAAAGCGAAGTCAACTACCAAGACTGCTGTACAAGATGCGCCACTTACGGCTGTGGAGAAGGATAGAATGAAAGTTCTTTTGATTTCGTTCCTTATCGTTGTTGTTTTCTGGGGTGCCTTTGAACAGGCGGGTGGCTTGTTGAACCTGTATGCTGATGAGAAGGTTGACCGTATGGTTGACGCGTCTTCAATTATTGGTAAGCTATTGATTTTCTTTAATGGAGATGCCGTAGTCCCTGCGGGTTGGTTCCAGTCTGTGAACGCTTTCTATATCATGATTTTCGGTACCATCGTGGCCGGTTTTTGGGCTAAGTGGGCCAAGTGGGGAAAAGAGAACTCTTCGCTTTTCAAAATGGGTATTGGTACCATTATCATGGGCTTTGGCTTTATGTTTATGGTTTGGGCTGCGCAACAATACGCATCTGTTGGATATTCGTCAATGTCATGGTTGTTCGGCGCTTATTTCTTCCATACTATAGGTGAGCTTTGTCTCTCTCCAGTGGCTTTGTCTTTTATTACAAGGCTTTCTCCCGCTAAATACGGCTCGCGTATGATGGGTATCTATTTCGCTGTTACCGGTTTAGGTAATATGGTGGCCGGAGTAATGGGTTCTTTCTCAGAGAAGTTGGGAGAGGAGCAGCTCTTCCTCTTTATTACTGCGTTTGCGGTAGTGGCTGGTTTGCTTGTTCTTCTTTTCCTTAAAAAGCTCAAAAAACTTACTCATGGCGCTGAAGACAATAATCCGCCATCGGCAACGGAGCAATTGGAAGATGAGCTGGATATTCAGCAATAA
- a CDS encoding SiaB family protein kinase, with translation MEIVESDIETGENVVFSYEGDLSVDGLDHAVKDFEGELMRLDESKPVRKRIFSVALEVLQNVFHHGDPFGRNCALEGSLVYFKVRRDAGHYYLLASNLLAETKVEYLRNKIDIVNGLNRSQLENVYRLRLGLGGMRRKKGAGLGLLFIRRRSEQKIEYFFNKVAPGCVAFQMQVRIEREANE, from the coding sequence ATGGAGATCGTTGAGAGCGATATAGAAACAGGGGAAAATGTGGTTTTTTCTTACGAGGGAGATCTCTCAGTAGACGGCCTTGACCATGCGGTAAAGGACTTTGAGGGGGAGCTTATGCGTCTTGATGAGAGCAAGCCTGTCCGGAAGCGGATTTTTTCTGTAGCGTTGGAGGTATTGCAAAACGTTTTTCATCACGGTGATCCCTTTGGCCGGAATTGTGCTCTCGAAGGAAGTCTTGTTTATTTTAAGGTAAGACGAGATGCGGGTCATTATTATCTGCTTGCTTCAAATCTATTAGCCGAGACAAAAGTTGAGTATCTCAGAAATAAGATCGATATTGTCAATGGTCTGAACAGGTCTCAACTGGAGAATGTGTACCGGTTAAGGCTCGGATTAGGAGGGATGAGAAGAAAAAAGGGCGCCGGTTTGGGGCTTCTTTTTATTAGGAGGAGATCTGAGCAGAAAATCGAATACTTCTTCAATAAGGTGGCGCCAGGTTGTGTGGCGTTTCAGATGCAAGTTAGGATAGAAAGAGAAGCCAATGAATGA